A genomic segment from Lutibacter sp. A80 encodes:
- a CDS encoding TolC family protein produces MRGTFILFISLFLFNILIGNAQQETSVSLDEMLEKVESNNHTVKISEENFNAAKADYNQTNSILLPNISISHTGISTNNPLMAFGSKLNQEILTQEDFNPALLNDPDAIQNFTTKIEIQQPIFNADGIYMRKAAKAKMNAFELQTTRTIDAVKLEVTKAYMQLQVAYKAVEVLEKAKVAALENKKIAENSLKQGYLQQSDILSVEVHVTEVENQLLTAKSGVKNASDYLLFLVGETNETTLKPSTELTAALNLEVYNQQLSENRADIEAMEKSTEAYTNMYKANKMSYLPSLNAFGSYELYDDKIFNANANGYLVGAQLSWNVFEGFKRIGKTQKSKAELDKAEISLEQYKNKSQLEFNKAKRQLKDAENSMNLTSLAVEQSKEALRIRTNRYEQGLEKTSDVLISETKYLQKQLEYLQAVFNYNFTKTYVNFLTK; encoded by the coding sequence ATGCGAGGTACATTTATTTTATTCATTTCATTATTTCTATTCAATATATTAATAGGTAATGCCCAACAAGAAACTTCCGTTTCTTTAGATGAAATGTTAGAAAAAGTTGAAAGTAATAACCATACTGTAAAAATTTCTGAAGAGAATTTTAATGCAGCAAAGGCAGATTACAATCAAACAAATTCAATTTTATTACCTAATATTTCAATTTCACATACGGGTATTTCAACTAATAATCCTTTAATGGCATTTGGTTCAAAATTAAATCAGGAAATTTTAACACAAGAAGATTTTAATCCTGCACTTTTAAACGATCCAGATGCGATTCAAAATTTTACAACTAAAATTGAAATTCAACAACCAATTTTTAATGCCGATGGTATTTATATGCGTAAAGCAGCAAAAGCTAAAATGAATGCTTTTGAATTGCAAACCACTAGAACTATAGATGCTGTAAAGTTAGAAGTAACCAAAGCGTATATGCAGTTACAAGTTGCATATAAAGCGGTTGAGGTTTTAGAGAAAGCGAAAGTAGCAGCGCTAGAAAATAAGAAAATTGCAGAAAATAGTTTAAAGCAAGGTTATTTGCAACAATCGGATATTCTTTCAGTTGAAGTTCATGTTACTGAAGTAGAAAATCAATTATTAACTGCAAAAAGCGGAGTTAAAAATGCTTCAGATTATTTATTGTTTTTAGTAGGTGAAACTAATGAAACAACATTAAAACCATCTACAGAGTTAACTGCAGCATTAAATTTAGAAGTTTATAACCAGCAACTTTCAGAAAATAGAGCAGATATAGAAGCTATGGAAAAAAGTACAGAAGCTTATACAAATATGTATAAGGCCAATAAAATGTCTTATTTGCCTAGCTTAAATGCTTTTGGAAGTTATGAATTGTATGATGATAAAATTTTTAATGCAAATGCCAATGGTTATTTAGTTGGAGCTCAGTTATCGTGGAATGTTTTTGAAGGTTTTAAACGTATTGGAAAAACTCAAAAAAGTAAAGCAGAATTAGATAAGGCTGAAATTAGTTTAGAGCAATATAAAAACAAAAGTCAGTTAGAATTTAACAAAGCAAAACGTCAGTTAAAAGATGCTGAAAATAGTATGAATTTAACAAGTTTAGCGGTTGAGCAATCTAAAGAAGCATTAAGAATTAGAACAAATAGATACGAGCAAGGATTGGAAAAAACTTCAGACGTATTAATTTCTGAAACAAAATATTTACAAAAACAATTAGAATATTTACAAGCTGTTTTTAATTACAATTTTACAAAAACATATGTAAACTTTTTAACAAAATAA
- a CDS encoding AI-2E family transporter translates to MKDLKTTNILLLLLVIPLVFYILKTMSFIFIPLIFSMFIALLFLPLMRWLSKRKIHNFISIFIVLLIFVGIFKIGGELIKITSREILATDSLFFEKAATKINLLAQSFEDFLGINYFDDGNLISHFINSDTISSNFGSTFDFIGNTVSMTLMTAFFVVLWLAESINFQKFLNDTILKQKFASVKTFMKIEKDLIKFVKVKFLVSALTGLGFGLACYFFDVSFPIFWGLFAFLINFIQMIGSVVSVILLALFAFVELDPTSTLLFFIITITLVQVVFGSILEPIFMGRSFSINIITILVMLMLWGYIWGVPGLIMSIPITVFLKIIFEQFPQTQLLATIISGNDVKIKLPRIKKS, encoded by the coding sequence ATGAAAGATTTAAAAACAACAAATATTTTATTGCTTTTATTGGTAATACCATTGGTATTCTATATTTTAAAAACAATGTCTTTTATTTTTATACCATTAATTTTTTCAATGTTTATTGCATTGTTGTTCTTACCATTAATGCGATGGTTGTCAAAACGAAAAATCCATAATTTTATAAGTATTTTTATAGTATTATTAATTTTTGTTGGTATTTTTAAAATAGGAGGAGAGCTAATAAAAATAACTAGTAGAGAAATATTAGCCACAGACAGTCTGTTTTTTGAAAAAGCGGCAACAAAAATTAATTTGTTAGCACAATCTTTTGAAGATTTTTTAGGGATTAATTATTTTGATGATGGCAACCTTATAAGTCATTTTATTAATAGCGATACTATTTCAAGTAACTTTGGCTCTACGTTTGATTTTATAGGAAATACAGTTTCTATGACATTAATGACTGCCTTTTTTGTTGTTTTATGGTTAGCAGAATCTATTAATTTTCAAAAGTTTTTAAATGATACTATTTTAAAACAAAAATTTGCATCAGTAAAAACGTTTATGAAAATTGAAAAAGACTTAATAAAATTTGTTAAGGTAAAGTTTTTAGTTAGTGCGCTTACAGGTCTTGGTTTTGGTTTGGCCTGTTATTTTTTCGATGTTAGTTTTCCTATTTTTTGGGGGTTATTTGCCTTTCTTATAAATTTTATTCAAATGATAGGTTCTGTTGTATCTGTAATTTTATTGGCACTTTTTGCTTTTGTAGAATTGGACCCTACAAGTACATTGTTGTTTTTTATAATAACTATAACATTGGTACAAGTAGTTTTTGGAAGTATTTTAGAGCCAATATTTATGGGAAGATCTTTTTCAATAAATATTATTACAATTTTAGTAATGTTAATGCTTTGGGGATATATTTGGGGAGTTCCAGGTTTAATTATGTCTATACCAATAACAGTATTTTTAAAAATTATTTTTGAACAATTTCCTCAAACGCAATTGTTGGCTACCATAATTTCTGGTAACGATGTAAAAATTAAGCTTCCTCGTATAAAAAAATCTTAA
- a CDS encoding TerC family protein, whose product MEIFLQADTWIALLTLTFLEIVLGIDNIIFISITAGKLPKNKIKKATRLGLLLALVFRIFLLLGVSYLISMKSPFFTFDFSWLKGGITGQSVILILGGIFLLYKSTKEIHHKVEGVDDELEEKTIKSVVKSSFVSVIFQIVMIDIVFSFDSVLTAVGMTNGVPGALIIMITAVIISIIIMMIFATPVGEFVNKNPTIQMLALSFLILIGFMLITEGAHLSHLEVFNKAVGAIPKGYLYFAIAFSLGVEALNMKIRKKN is encoded by the coding sequence ATGGAAATATTTTTACAAGCAGATACTTGGATTGCTCTGCTGACTTTAACTTTTTTAGAAATTGTTTTAGGTATTGATAATATTATTTTTATATCAATAACCGCAGGTAAATTACCAAAAAATAAAATTAAAAAAGCTACCAGGCTTGGGCTTTTATTGGCACTTGTTTTTAGAATATTTTTATTGTTAGGTGTATCGTATTTAATTTCTATGAAATCACCATTCTTTACTTTCGATTTCTCTTGGCTTAAAGGAGGTATTACTGGGCAAAGTGTAATTTTAATATTAGGAGGTATATTTTTATTGTATAAAAGCACAAAAGAAATTCATCATAAAGTAGAAGGAGTTGATGATGAACTTGAGGAAAAAACAATAAAAAGTGTAGTTAAAAGTTCTTTTGTAAGTGTTATATTTCAGATAGTTATGATTGATATTGTGTTTTCTTTCGATTCTGTTTTAACAGCTGTTGGTATGACAAATGGTGTTCCAGGAGCTTTAATAATTATGATTACTGCTGTAATTATATCTATAATAATAATGATGATTTTTGCAACTCCTGTGGGTGAATTTGTAAATAAAAATCCAACAATTCAAATGTTAGCACTTTCATTTTTAATTTTAATAGGTTTTATGTTAATTACAGAAGGAGCACATTTATCGCATTTAGAAGTTTTTAATAAAGCTGTGGGTGCTATACCAAAAGGATATTTATATTTTGCTATTGCATTTTCATTAGGTGTTGAAGCTCTTAATATGAAAATTAGAAAGAAGAATTAA
- the purB gene encoding adenylosuccinate lyase, producing MALTSLNAISPIDGRYRNKVENLAAFFSEEALIKYRVKVEIEYFIALCEIPLPQLVDFDTELFDKLRSVYIDFTSEDAQKIKDIESVTNHDVKAVEYFIKEKFDALNLHKYKEFIHFGLTSQDINNTATPLSINDAFDVVYYPELATLLEKLRQLAVAWEDVPMLARTHGQPASPTRLGKEILVFVERIEQQIKQLQNVPYAAKFGGATGNYNAHKVAYPTIDWKAFGTHFVEKVLGLHHSFPTTQIEHYDHIAGIFDAQKRINTILIDFNRDIWTYISMDYFKQKIKKGEVGSSAMPHKVNPIDFENSEGNLGIANALFEHLSAKLPISRLQRDLTDSTVLRNVGVPFAHTIIAFTSTLKGLNKLLINKEKFAQDLENHWAVVAEAIQTILRREAYPNPYEALKGLTRTNEKITQKSMADFIDSLEVSNEIKIELKAITPSNYTGI from the coding sequence ATGGCATTAACAAGTTTAAACGCAATATCTCCAATAGATGGAAGATATAGAAATAAAGTAGAAAATTTAGCAGCTTTTTTTTCTGAAGAAGCACTAATAAAATATAGGGTTAAAGTAGAAATTGAGTATTTTATTGCATTATGTGAAATACCATTGCCTCAATTAGTTGATTTTGATACTGAACTTTTTGATAAATTAAGAAGTGTTTATATTGATTTTACTAGTGAAGATGCTCAAAAAATTAAAGATATTGAGAGTGTAACAAATCACGATGTAAAAGCTGTAGAATATTTTATTAAAGAGAAATTTGATGCGTTAAACCTTCATAAATATAAAGAGTTTATACATTTTGGATTAACATCGCAAGATATTAATAATACAGCTACTCCATTATCAATTAATGATGCATTTGATGTAGTTTACTACCCAGAACTTGCAACTCTTTTAGAAAAATTAAGACAATTAGCAGTAGCTTGGGAAGATGTACCAATGTTAGCACGCACACACGGTCAACCAGCTTCACCTACACGTTTAGGAAAAGAAATACTAGTATTTGTAGAACGTATAGAGCAACAAATAAAACAATTACAAAATGTGCCTTATGCAGCTAAATTTGGAGGAGCAACAGGTAATTATAACGCACATAAAGTTGCTTATCCAACAATAGATTGGAAAGCATTTGGTACTCATTTTGTTGAAAAAGTTTTGGGGTTACACCATTCTTTTCCAACTACACAAATAGAACATTACGATCATATTGCAGGTATTTTTGATGCTCAAAAGCGTATTAATACTATTTTAATTGATTTTAATAGAGATATTTGGACATATATTTCTATGGATTATTTTAAACAAAAAATTAAAAAAGGCGAAGTAGGTTCATCGGCAATGCCTCATAAAGTAAATCCTATAGATTTTGAAAATTCTGAAGGTAACTTAGGAATTGCAAATGCACTTTTTGAACATTTATCTGCAAAACTTCCTATTTCTCGTTTACAACGCGATTTAACAGATTCTACAGTTTTAAGAAATGTAGGAGTTCCATTTGCTCATACAATTATTGCCTTCACTTCTACGTTAAAAGGATTGAACAAGTTATTAATTAATAAAGAAAAATTTGCACAAGATTTAGAAAATCATTGGGCTGTTGTTGCAGAAGCAATTCAAACAATATTAAGAAGAGAAGCATACCCAAATCCGTATGAAGCTTTAAAAGGTTTAACAAGAACAAACGAAAAGATTACTCAAAAATCTATGGCAGATTTTATTGATAGTTTAGAAGTTTCTAACGAAATAAAAATAGAATTAAAAGCCATAACACCTAGTAATTATACCGGAATCTAA
- a CDS encoding adenylosuccinate lyase encodes MTKNFLLQQLNNLGPALRVNRLQVSNLVLENPELLKFLIEIVFEVDNKLSVKAAWVLEYVLTEKLDWIAPYLEEFTLNIGKLYFGSAVRPAAKIYGFIAKAYTSKNNSIVKEVLTKKQVDRIIETGFDWMISQHKVAIKAYTMTTLFLLGKNSDWVHSELKLILEQNIAKESAAYKARGKITLGLINKQ; translated from the coding sequence TTGACAAAAAACTTTTTATTACAACAGTTAAATAATTTAGGACCAGCTTTAAGAGTAAATAGGTTACAAGTAAGTAATTTAGTTTTAGAAAATCCCGAATTACTTAAATTCTTAATAGAAATTGTTTTTGAAGTAGATAATAAATTATCGGTTAAAGCAGCTTGGGTTTTAGAATATGTGCTTACCGAAAAATTAGATTGGATAGCTCCGTATTTAGAAGAATTTACATTAAATATTGGAAAACTTTATTTTGGAAGCGCCGTACGTCCAGCAGCTAAAATATATGGGTTTATAGCAAAAGCTTACACTTCTAAAAATAATTCAATTGTTAAAGAAGTGCTCACAAAAAAACAGGTTGATAGAATTATTGAGACTGGTTTCGATTGGATGATTAGCCAACATAAAGTTGCTATAAAAGCTTATACAATGACAACTTTATTTTTATTGGGTAAGAATTCTGATTGGGTACACAGCGAATTAAAGTTAATTTTGGAGCAAAACATAGCAAAAGAAAGCGCAGCATATAAAGCAAGAGGAAAGATTACTCTGGGCTTGATAAACAAGCAATAA
- a CDS encoding heme-binding domain-containing protein, with protein sequence MKKTLLIIFIIVIVIQFIRPKKNISNEVINDITTVITVPENVQEIIKTSCADCHSNTTEYPWYSEIAPISWYLASHVNDGKNHLNFSEWATYNNNQKEHIIKDLKKELKSRKMPLNSYLWIHKDAVVSAEQYKILLDWVNTLKAE encoded by the coding sequence ATGAAAAAAACACTCTTAATAATTTTTATAATTGTCATTGTAATTCAATTTATAAGGCCTAAAAAAAATATTTCTAATGAAGTAATAAATGATATTACTACTGTAATTACGGTTCCAGAAAATGTGCAAGAAATAATAAAAACCTCGTGTGCAGATTGTCATTCAAACACTACAGAATACCCTTGGTATAGTGAAATTGCTCCTATTTCTTGGTATTTAGCGTCGCATGTTAATGATGGTAAAAACCATTTAAATTTTTCTGAATGGGCTACTTACAACAACAATCAGAAAGAGCATATTATTAAAGATTTAAAAAAAGAATTGAAATCTAGAAAAATGCCCTTAAATAGTTATTTATGGATACATAAAGATGCTGTAGTTTCTGCAGAACAATATAAAATACTTTTAGATTGGGTAAATACACTTAAAGCAGAATAA
- a CDS encoding toxin-antitoxin system YwqK family antitoxin: MRVKVYYVLITCLFFLFNVSTNAQEKINKFDLNGKRDGIWKKYYPNNNIRYQGTFKAGKEIGVFKYYDITGATHPIIIKTFKPNSAIASVSFYNIKGILESTGTMEGKSRIGTWRYYYPDGKTLMIEENYKNNVLDGLYKSYYKNGKTNEILNYSSGKLNGNIKRYSDSGILLDDLNYIDGKLNGIAKYYTINGELLSKGHYKDDEKIGEWVINK; the protein is encoded by the coding sequence ATGAGAGTTAAAGTATATTACGTTTTAATAACCTGCTTATTTTTTCTTTTTAACGTTTCTACTAATGCTCAAGAAAAAATAAATAAATTCGATTTAAACGGAAAAAGAGATGGTATTTGGAAAAAATATTATCCTAATAACAACATCAGATACCAAGGAACTTTTAAAGCTGGTAAAGAAATAGGTGTTTTTAAATATTACGACATTACAGGTGCTACACACCCTATAATTATTAAAACATTTAAACCTAATAGTGCTATTGCTTCTGTTAGTTTTTATAATATAAAAGGTATTTTAGAAAGTACAGGTACTATGGAGGGCAAAAGTAGAATTGGTACTTGGCGCTATTATTACCCTGATGGAAAAACATTAATGATTGAAGAAAATTATAAAAATAATGTACTAGACGGCCTATACAAAAGCTATTATAAAAATGGAAAAACCAACGAAATTCTCAATTACTCTTCAGGAAAATTAAATGGAAATATAAAACGCTATTCAGATAGTGGTATTTTATTAGACGATTTAAATTATATTGATGGAAAGCTTAATGGTATTGCTAAATATTATACTATAAATGGAGAATTACTTTCTAAAGGACACTATAAAGATGATGAAAAAATTGGTGAATGGGTAATTAATAAATAG
- a CDS encoding carbonic anhydrase, with protein sequence MDISKIFSNNKKWIAKRLKHDEDYFTNLAKGQSPEILYIGCSDSRVTAEDLMGMRPGEVFVHRNIANMVPNTDLSAMSVINYAVSHLKVKHVVVCGHYSCGGVKAAMQSEDLGILNPWLRNIRDVYRLHQTELDLITDETEKYNRLVELNVQEQCVNVLKTADIQKAILENRVTVHGWVWDIHSGKLVDLEIDFDKILKDIRGIYHLSIEKNS encoded by the coding sequence TTGGATATCTCAAAAATTTTTTCAAATAACAAAAAGTGGATTGCTAAAAGACTTAAACATGACGAAGATTATTTTACAAATTTAGCAAAAGGTCAAAGTCCTGAAATTTTATACATCGGTTGCTCAGACAGCAGAGTAACTGCAGAAGATCTAATGGGAATGCGTCCTGGTGAAGTTTTTGTTCACAGAAACATAGCAAATATGGTTCCTAACACAGATTTAAGTGCAATGTCTGTAATAAATTATGCCGTTAGCCATTTAAAAGTAAAACACGTTGTAGTTTGTGGGCATTATTCTTGTGGAGGTGTTAAAGCTGCTATGCAATCTGAAGATTTAGGAATTTTAAATCCGTGGTTAAGAAACATTAGAGATGTTTATAGATTACACCAAACAGAATTGGATTTAATTACAGATGAAACTGAAAAATACAATAGATTGGTTGAATTAAATGTTCAAGAGCAATGTGTTAATGTTTTAAAAACTGCTGATATTCAAAAAGCAATTTTAGAAAATCGTGTTACCGTACATGGTTGGGTGTGGGATATACATTCAGGTAAATTAGTAGATTTAGAAATTGATTTCGACAAAATATTAAAAGATATTAGAGGTATTTACCACCTTTCAATTGAAAAAAATAGTTAA